One part of the Diadema setosum chromosome 22, eeDiaSeto1, whole genome shotgun sequence genome encodes these proteins:
- the LOC140245141 gene encoding galanin receptor 2a-like: protein MKSRDILQVLRILVVVTSLLVTTKGFDEQSSTSLMESNATLTPPPTATPTTAALTTATARIKPAIEHASDSALGLYPTELPDVGTTIIGDFVTETDTDDASEIVFSWYRIRWSWWLICQVLSSLLGVLGNGVVIVIIFARVQNKRSTDTLIGSLAISDFLTSVFLFPIPWAKTVPPSFLGVVYCKFMFPNFLLWLCITVSTYQLVAICIERYVAVVHPLYFARAFSERKVSMIVVFTWLFSLVQCVYTFFIIVYDDDIHYCAQIAITPAGKAAIAYYAFGIRLVIPVGAMLITQIVIVRSLNIQSKRHGDMVSAEKSNAAPSFHIVARNRVIKMLLIVVIVYCVAWMPNQIAYLCFNLGYLSPSYRGSALHRALTVLGFLNSCANPFIYTSRHPEFRDALRALFTCSSETTPMLFESRIQPANGKRSPPDPQNVDDSSDRSTGQTTHSA, encoded by the coding sequence ATGAAGTCACGTGACATACTCCAAGTGTTGCGGATTCTCGTGGTCGTTACGTCTCTGCTGGTGACCACTAAAGGGTTCGATGAGCAAAGTTCGACTAGTCTCATGGAATCCAACGCAACACTAACACCGCCACCAACAGCAACACCAACAACAGCAGcattaacaacagcaacagctaGGATCAAACCAGCTATTGAACACGCATCAGATAGCGCTTTGGGGTTGTATCCCACAGAGCTTCCAGATGTGGGTACGACGATAATTGGGGATTTTGTCACGGAAACCGACACGGATGACGCTTCAGAGATCGTTTTTTCCTGGTACCGTATTCGTTGGTCATGGTGGCTAATCTGCCAGGTCTTGTCCTCACTTCTTGGCGTGCTCGGCAACGgtgtcgtcatcgtcatcatattCGCGCGCGTTCAGAACAAACGCTCGACTGATACGCTAATCGGATCCCTCGCCATCTCCGATTTCCTCACATCTGTCTTTCTCTTCCCCATCCCCTGGGCGAAGACCGTGCCGCCGTCGTTCCTCGGAGTCGTGTACTGCAAGTTTATGTTCCCAAACTTCTTACTCTGGCTTTGTATCACAGTCTCCACGTATCAGCTGGTCGCCATATGCATCGAGCGCTACGTGGCCGTTGTGCACCCTCTGTACTTCGCGCGCGCTTTCAGCGAGCGCAAGGTTTCCATGATAGTAGTCTTTACTTGGCTCTTCAGCCTCGTACAGTGTGTCTATACCTTCTTCATCATCGTCTATGATGACGACATCCACTACTGCGCACAGATTGCCATCACGCCTGCGGGCAAAGCGGCGATAGCCTACTACGCCTTCGGTATCCGACTCGTCATTCCCGTCGGTGCGATGTTGATCACGCAGATCGTCATCGTCCGATCCCTCAACATCCAATCCAAGCGTCACGGCGATATGGTGAGCGCGGAGAAATCGAATGCCGCACCCTCCTTCCACATCGTCGCCCGCAATCGCGTCATCAAGATGCTCCTGATCGTGGTCATTGTCTACTGCGTCGCTTGGATGCCAAACCAGATCGCCTACCTCTGCTTCAACCTCGGCTACCTGTCGCCCTCCTACCGGGGGAGCGCCCTCCATCGCGCCCTAACTGTGTTGGGATTCTTGAATTCCTGTGCAAATCCCTTCATCTACACCTCTCGCCACCCAGAGTTCCGAGATGCTCTAAGGGCGCTGTTCACATGCTCATCTGAGACCACGCCCATGCTCTTCGAGAGTAGGATACAACCCGCCAATGGCAAGCGGTCTCCACCCGATCCCCAAAACGTCGACGACTCTAGTGACAGAAGCACAGGGCAGACTACCCACTCTGCCTAG
- the LOC140245398 gene encoding frizzled-5-like: MVAYRAVITRASCFHWNLSVLVTFLSLCHLQIVNCLRDVKCEPITVPMCRDVGYNMTYMPNQFNHHTQDEAGLEVHQFWPLVEIKCSADLKFLLCSMYTPICLVEYSKPLMPCRSVCERAKAGCGPVMRQYGFTWPERMQCENLPEFGDPENLCMDSNHTNEGTNKPTIPAMTRPGNLYTRRPTQEPCECGCNDRLISVPEAHPYHGRVSTGGVPNCAAPCKSAFFTEDEHTFATFWIGLWSILCFVSTLMTVATFLIDMGRFKYPERPIIFMSGCYLLVSLGFIIRLIVGHEQLACNGDYIRMGSTGPAMCTIVFLLIYFFSMASSIWWVVLSFTWFLSAGMKWGSEAIASYSQYFHLAAWLLPSIQSITVLALSSVDGDPIAGICYVGNHDVTKLNGFVLAPLFMYLIIGSSFLLAGFVSLFRIRSVIKQGGRKTDKLEKLMIRIGIFTVLYTVPATIVVAILIYEQHSRSTWERSITCPCESAQASKPEYAVFMLKYFMCLVVGITSGVWIWTGKTLTSWQGFTNRLLGRKACPKRERTYTCKPVILKTIPNSQV; encoded by the coding sequence ATGGTTGCCTACAGAGCCGTCATCACCCGAGCATCCTGCTTTCACTGGAACTTATCAGTGTTAGTAACTTTCTTATCATTGTGCCATTTACAAATTGTGAATTGTCTGCGCGACGTGAAGTGTGAACCGATTACAGTACCCATGTGTAGAGATGTTGGTTATAATATGACGTACATGCCGAATCAGTTTAATCATCACACGCAGGACGAAGCCGGGCTAGAAGTGCATCAGTTTTGGCCCCTTGTGGAGATCAAGTGTTCCGCCGATCTCAAGTTCTTACTCTGCAGTATGTACACGCCGATTTGCCTTGTCGAATACTCCAAGCCCCTCATGCCATGTCGATCGGTGTGCGAGCGGGCCAAAGCAGGCTGCGGTCCGGTGATGCGACAATACGGATTCACCTGGCCGGAACGCATGCAGTGCGAAAACCTTCCTGAGTTCGGTGATCCGGAAAACCTGTGCATGGACTCGAACCACACGAACGAGGGAACGAACAAGCCAACCATCCCAGCGATGACCCGCCCTGGAAACCTCTACACTCGACGACCGACGCAGGAACCGTGTGAGTGTGGCTGCAACGACCGTCTCATCTCCGTCCCCGAGGCCCACCCGTACCATGGCAGGGTCTCGACAGGTGGTGTGCCAAACTGCGCTGCCCCATGTAAGAGTGCCTTCTTCACCGAAGACGAGCATACCTTTGCAACTTTTTGGATCGGACTGTGGTCCATCCTGTGCTTCGTGTCGACTCTCATGACAGTAGCGACGTTCCTCATCGATATGGGAAGGTTCAAGTACCCCGAGAGACCCATCATCTTCATGAGTGGATGCTACCTCCTGGTCTCGCTCGGTTTCATCATCCGACTCATTGTGGGGCACGAGCAGCTAGCGTGTAATGGTGACTACATTCGGATGGGCTCGACTGGCCCAGCCATGTGTACCATCGTGTTCCTCCTCATCTATTTCTTCAGCATGGCGAGCTCGATCTGGTGGGTGGTGCTCTCCTTTACCTGGTTCCTGTCGGCTGGGATGAAATGGGGAAGCGAGGCGATCGCCAGCTACTCGCAGTACTTCCACCTCGCTGCCTGGCTCCTCCCCAGCATCCAGTCCATCACCGTGCTCGCCCTCAGTTCCGTCGACGGCGACCCCATCGCCGGCATCTGCTACGTCGGCAACCACGACGTCACCAAACTCAACGGCTTCGTGCTCGCCCCGCTCTTCATGTACCTCATCATCGGATCCTCGTTCCTCCTTGCTGGCTTCGTCTCCCTCTTCCGCATCAGGAGCGTCATCAAACAGGGCGGTCGCAAGACCGACAAACTGGAGAAACTCATGATCCGAATCGGCATCTTCACCGTCCTCTACACCGTGCCCGCTACCATCGTCGTCGCCATCCTCATCTACGAGCAGCACTCGCGATCGACATGGGAGCGGAGCATCACGTGTCCTTGCGAGTCGGCGCAGGCGTCAAAGCCGGAATACGCCGTGTTCATGCTCAAATATTTCATGTGCCTTGTTGTCGGAATAACGTCGGGTGTTTGGATCTGGACTGGAAAGACCCTCACGTCGTGGCAGGGGTTCACGAATCGGTTACTAGGCAGAAAGGCTTGCCCAAAGCGAGAGCGAACATACACATGCAAGCCCGTCATTCTAAAGACCATTCCAAATTCGCAGGTGTGA